A segment of the Desulfitobacterium dehalogenans ATCC 51507 genome:
CTGGGTTTTCTTTAAGGGTCTGGAGGTATCATTGAGGATATTAGCCAAAGAGGATTTACCGGCTTGAGTGGGTCCGACGATCATGATGCGTTTTTTCATGTGCTGGTTATCCTGGCCGTGGTAAAGCTCAACAGCTTTTCCAGGGTGTCATTGATGGCCATGATGGCTGCCTGAACACTTGCCACATCACCGGATAGTACCAAAGAACCTGTAAAGCGGTCCAAAAAACCTATCTCCACATCGGAGGCCTTGGTGGCTATATCCGCGGCGATGATCGCCGTCTCACTGGGTGTGAGGGTTAAGATTCCAATGGCTCCCCGTTCTTCAATGCCGAGACGTTCGTATAAGTCCTGTACCGGTGAAGCGATAACATGAGCCAGCGTGACCTGCTTGCCGGGAACGTATTCTTGAATTATTCGTTTTCTGTCAAAGTCATCGGTAACACTCATAAAATCCCTCCGTTCGGATGCTGTTTGGAAAAGGGGGTTGAAGGCGAAGGCTCCGAGGGTCCCCGGAACTCTCCAGGATTTTGCTTTACACCGGTCGCTCCATAAGCTGTGCGGACAAAACTACCGCTCAAGCCCTCCGCTCCGTCGGGTGCCCGCCCAAATCGCTCCTGCTCAGTGGGCGGTTGGAAACGTCCTGTTTCCAACCCGACTCCGCTGCATGCTTTTCGCGAAGTTTTGTTCCCGCTCGCTTAAATTCGCTTTCTTTTGTAAAGCAAAATCCTTGGGTTGCTTTGCGGGGGTGAGTGAGCGGGTCTTTGCAGGATGAGCTTCCTGGCCCGGGCCACTTTTTCCGTCTTTGCCGGGCCGCTGGCGGCATGGTCGGCTGCCCAGATCGACTGCTAAGATGACTCCTGCAAAGTCCCGTAAAAGTCCTGAAAGCAGTGCTGAAAAGAGACCCGCAAGCGTAGCTTTACGTACAAAAGAGAACGAATTTAGCAGAGGGGCGGTCAGGTGAAGGTCGCTTTCTTAACACTGTGGAGCCACTGGTTCACATGCAGAAAGCAGCGGGGTTTGGCGTAACAGTTAAGAAAGCGTGTGAACCAGCCCTGGAGCTATGGAGTACGTGAGATCCGATGAAGAAAGCCTCCAGTGGAGGGTTTCAGGAGCTCACGCCCGAAGGTACGTTGTGCGTAAAGCTACGCGACCCGCTCGGACACCCCTGCCAGTACCGACTGCGGATAGCCGGTTACTTCGCCAAGTCAATGCCTGATGATACTGGCCTGCAGCTCGTATCCCCCAATGATTCGAGCGATCTCATCCAACTCTTCGGCCTTAAAACTCAAATCCTCGGTAATGGTGTAGCTCATATCCAACTGCTTATATTTATTGATTCCTAATTTGTGATAAGGCAGCAAGTCGATTCCCTGAAAGTTCTTGCAGCTGTTGAAGGGTTGAAGGAATTCCATGGTGCGGCAGATCGTGTCTTTGCTGTCATTCATCCCTCGAATAAGGGGCATTCTGATCTTGACATTGAATCCGCGGTGAATCAGCTCGGTCAGATTATCGAGAATGCGTTCATTCCGTACCCCTGTCAGTTCGTAGTGCCGATCCGAGTCGATGTGCTTAAGATCATACAAAAACAAATCGGTAAACTGAGCGATCATGAGCAAAGTATCCAGCTTGGCATACCCACAGGTTTCAATGGCGGTATTGATTCCCATCCGTTGACATTCCATGAGCAGATTGGTGGCAAACTCGGGCTGGGCTGTTACTTCCCCTCCGCCAAGGGTGACTCCTCCACCTGAGCTCAGGTAGAAGAGTGCGTCTTGTTGGATGATTTCCAGCACATCAGAGATTTTCAGATCCGTACCGGCAATGGAGAGGGCCTTTTTCGGACAGATTGCTTCACACTTGCGGCAGCCTACACAGTCGATGCTCCGGTTGATGGTGTGCTTAGTCGGTTCATAGTAGGTGCGTGCCGGTTTGACGTCCTGATTGGCAAAAAAGTGGATATTGACAGGGCAAACCGGACTACAATTGCCACAGTGAATACATGAGTCTTCCATATACATGACCTGGTATTTTCGCTCCAGTCCCTCCGGGTTGGAACACCATCGGCATCTCAGGGGACATCCTTTAAAGAAAATCAGGGTTCTTATGCCCGGCCCGTCATAGAGAGAATACTTCTGAACATTGAAGATCCTCGCCTGCCGTTCTAAAATGCTGCAAATTTCAGTACTCATAATGTCTCCATCTCTAGAAACTACCTAATTAAAGGTGATTAAAAACTTAAAAGTGATCCAAAACGGTGCGGCTGATGATTTCGTCCTGAACCTCTTTGCACAATTCCACGAAGTAGGCGCTGTATCCGGCGACGCGAATAATTAGATCCCGATACTTATCCGGTTCGAGTTGAGCCCGTTTCAGAACTTCATTATCCACATAGCTGAATTGCATCTGGCCGTTGCCGAGGATGGATGCTGTTCTGAGCAAGGTGATCAGGCCGTTTTCCCCTTCCGGAGTTTCGAGAATACCGCGCAGTAGTTTGAAGTTATGCACCATGCCAATATTCATGGATTCAACGCTCAGCTTGCTGACGGATTTGATGATGGCTGTGGGTCCGAATTTATCCGCACCTTGGGTCGGACTGATTCCGTCCGACAGCGGTGTCCAGGCCAGCCGTCCGTTCGGTGTCGCCCCGGTTATTTCACCGATGGGTGTGTTGTTGGAAATGGAAAGGGTGCCATGAGTAAAATGGGAAAAGAGCATTTTAAAGGAATTGTGAACCCGTTCGGTCCAAACAATGATATCGGAGGCAATTAAATCAGCATAATCATCATCATTTCCGTATTTCGGCGCATTAAGGCAATCGGTGCGCAAAGCTTCGTAGCCCTCAAAATTGGCATTCAGGGCATCCCTGATTTGTTTCAGGGTGACCTTCTTCTCTTCAAATACCAGCTTTTTGATCGCCGCCATAGAGTCTGCATAAGTTCCCAGGCCGGAGAAGATCAATCCAGGACCAAAATTGATCCGCGCTCCACCGCTGGTAACATCCGTCCCTTTTTCCATACAGCCTTCGACCAGCAGAGACATCAGGGGTTTAGGAACGAGTTCTCGATGGACACGCTGACTCACAATGGTGCCAATCGCTGATAAACGAATGATATGCTCAATTTGTTGCTTACAAGCGGCATCAAATTCTTCATAAGTCCTGAAGTCGTCAAGATCGCCGGTATCAAGACCTTCCATCGTGCCCCGCCATTTCATAACGCCGCGGTTCAGAACAAATTCGATGGCGATGGGCCATTGGGTATAGCCGGTGGATGTCCACTGATAGATACCGCCGGATTTCTGAGGTTCAACACAGCCCATAAGGCAATAGTCCCGGGAATCTTCAATGCTGAAGCCTTTCGCCAGCATCATCTTGATATGACTGTCATCAAAGTGACAGGCAGGGAAACCTAACCCGGCTTTTACCACTTCGACAATCTTTTTCAGATAGTTTTGGGGGGATTGATTATGGATTCGGCAGGCCAGAGAAGGTTGATACATCTTGGTAAAGCGAACGGCATCCATGATCAGATAGGTCAGCTCGTTGGTGGCATCCCCTCCGGTGCGCTTCTGGCCGCCTACAGTACAGTTGATGAAGGGTTGATAGCCGGCGAAATATTTAGCTCCCTGCTCACTGGACAGCCACATTACTTCCGAGCATTTGATCAGAAAACAGCTCAACAATTCGAAGGCTTCCAGTTTGTTGAGCCGGCCGCTTTCCATATCGGCCTTGAACATGGGGTAAATATATTGATCCAAACGTCCCAGGGAAATACCTGTCTGGTTCTCTTCAACGACAAACAGGGATTCAAGGGTCCAAATCGATTGAAGGGCTTCATAGAAGGTACGGGGCGGATGGGCGGGAACCCAGGTCAAAATATCAGAGATCTTGTGCAGTTCCTGTTTCCGTACGGAATCCACCTCCCGGTCGGCTAATTCTCGGGCATAATTGGAAAGCCGTTGGGCATAAGCCAAAATGCCGTCACAAGTCTCAATCTCTGCTTTATAGAAGTAGATCTTGTCGAGGTCTTCCGGGTTCTCCATGGACAATTTGCTCAATCTGTCCTCAGCTTCCTGCCTTACCCCTTTAATTCCTTTTTTAATCAGGATTACATCATATCCGGGGGCGGTATCGCCGCCGCCGTTGATTTGATGGTAGGAAAGGTCACTCACAAAGGACTCACCGGAAAAGGACCAGATCCCGGCATCTTCGTATTGTTTCTGACAAATCTCGTCCACGCTTTTCCCTTCCCAGAAAGGGAAGATTTCTTCCCGGAGGATGCGCTTATCTTCTTCACTGATTTGGAAGGGATCCTGTGCTCTGGTGGCCATAGTATCCAGTTCATCCCGAACCCATCTCCAGGCAATATCCGGTGAAAACGCACCGGCCCGCGGTTTTCCGCAAGGATGTCCCACAATGAGTTCGTCTTTTTGAATGAAGAGAGGCGCCGTCTCACAGGCCCTTCTGAAACACTTGGCCCGGAGCAGAATCCTAGGTAAGCCGGGATTTTCCCTGGTTACTTGGGTGAATGCTCTGGCCCGATCGATGCTGACACTGGGTTTGGCTTGTAAATAGACTGTGCGCAGATTGTTTAAACGCGGCGTAAGACCGGTGATTTCCCCTTCGTACACAGGGGACTTTCTCTCTTGGTACGCCGGGGATGGGGAATGTGCCGCCAGT
Coding sequences within it:
- the eutS gene encoding ethanolamine utilization microcompartment protein EutS, which gives rise to MSVTDDFDRKRIIQEYVPGKQVTLAHVIASPVQDLYERLGIEERGAIGILTLTPSETAIIAADIATKASDVEIGFLDRFTGSLVLSGDVASVQAAIMAINDTLEKLLSFTTARITST
- the cutC gene encoding choline trimethylamine-lyase; the protein is MDSKEFSAKFADVTKNLSPEETAIVMKLFQEISKELAAHSPSPAYQERKSPVYEGEITGLTPRLNNLRTVYLQAKPSVSIDRARAFTQVTRENPGLPRILLRAKCFRRACETAPLFIQKDELIVGHPCGKPRAGAFSPDIAWRWVRDELDTMATRAQDPFQISEEDKRILREEIFPFWEGKSVDEICQKQYEDAGIWSFSGESFVSDLSYHQINGGGDTAPGYDVILIKKGIKGVRQEAEDRLSKLSMENPEDLDKIYFYKAEIETCDGILAYAQRLSNYARELADREVDSVRKQELHKISDILTWVPAHPPRTFYEALQSIWTLESLFVVEENQTGISLGRLDQYIYPMFKADMESGRLNKLEAFELLSCFLIKCSEVMWLSSEQGAKYFAGYQPFINCTVGGQKRTGGDATNELTYLIMDAVRFTKMYQPSLACRIHNQSPQNYLKKIVEVVKAGLGFPACHFDDSHIKMMLAKGFSIEDSRDYCLMGCVEPQKSGGIYQWTSTGYTQWPIAIEFVLNRGVMKWRGTMEGLDTGDLDDFRTYEEFDAACKQQIEHIIRLSAIGTIVSQRVHRELVPKPLMSLLVEGCMEKGTDVTSGGARINFGPGLIFSGLGTYADSMAAIKKLVFEEKKVTLKQIRDALNANFEGYEALRTDCLNAPKYGNDDDYADLIASDIIVWTERVHNSFKMLFSHFTHGTLSISNNTPIGEITGATPNGRLAWTPLSDGISPTQGADKFGPTAIIKSVSKLSVESMNIGMVHNFKLLRGILETPEGENGLITLLRTASILGNGQMQFSYVDNEVLKRAQLEPDKYRDLIIRVAGYSAYFVELCKEVQDEIISRTVLDHF
- the cutD gene encoding choline TMA-lyase-activating enzyme; amino-acid sequence: MSTEICSILERQARIFNVQKYSLYDGPGIRTLIFFKGCPLRCRWCSNPEGLERKYQVMYMEDSCIHCGNCSPVCPVNIHFFANQDVKPARTYYEPTKHTINRSIDCVGCRKCEAICPKKALSIAGTDLKISDVLEIIQQDALFYLSSGGGVTLGGGEVTAQPEFATNLLMECQRMGINTAIETCGYAKLDTLLMIAQFTDLFLYDLKHIDSDRHYELTGVRNERILDNLTELIHRGFNVKIRMPLIRGMNDSKDTICRTMEFLQPFNSCKNFQGIDLLPYHKLGINKYKQLDMSYTITEDLSFKAEELDEIARIIGGYELQASIIRH